In Candidatus Poribacteria bacterium, the DNA window ACGACCTTCGGAGGTCCGGCTATGGAAGGCGGAGGTCCATCGGATACGGCGCGATCCACGATATCGACTTCGCGCCGTGCGATGCCTTCGCGCCCGTGCAGGAACCCAACGGCTTCGTCACTCTTTCACGCTTCGTGCCCGCGCAGGATGACCCGACCGACGGCGCGTGGCGGCTCGCCGTCAAATATGGGAAGCTGGGAGAGGAACTCGCCAACCGGGGCAGGCCCTTCAAGAAGCCCATCATCCAGATCGAGGCGGGAGCCGTCTTCAGAACCGCCGTGCCGCGCAGCCATTACGGCAGGCTCATCGAGTGGGTCATCGGGGACGACTTCCCGGACAGGGAGAACCCGATCAACGTCGTCCACTATGGGTTCGCGTTTCCGATGGAGGCGAGGTTGCCAACTGCCAGTTGACGCGGCGGCTCGACCCAGGGTGACGGCATGGCGGTTCTCTACATCTCCGAGCAGGGGGCGCGGCTCGAGCACGAGTCGCACCGCTTCAACGTCCGCTACGAAGACCGCGTCATCCTGACCGTGCCGGAGATCAAACTCGACGCCGTACTCGTGTTCGGCAATGTCTCTCTGACGACCCCGGCGATCAGCGCGCTGTTGTATCGCTCGGTGCCGACCTCGTTCCTCACCGTCCGCGGACAGCTCAAAGGCACGCTCGCGCCGCAGACGTCCAAGAACGTGCCGTTGCGCATCCGGCAGTTCGAGTGGTCGCGCGACGCATCGCGCTCGCTGCCGCTAGCGCGAGCCATCGTGCGCGCGAAGGTGCGCAGCGCCATGCGTGTCATCGCTCGGTTCCGGCGGAACCACCCGGATGCACAGATCCCGGAGGAGCCGCAGCTTCAGGAACTGTTGCCCAGATTGGACGCTGCGCCGTCGCACGCCCAACTCATGGGCGTCGAAGGGTTCGCCACGCGGCTCTATTTCAGAGCGTTCGGTAGGATGTGCCGCGGGCTACGCTTCGAGGGACGCGCACGGAGACCTCCGACCGACCCGGTGAACTCGCTCCTATCGTTCACCTATACGCTGCTGTCGAACGAGCTCGCCGGACATGTGTCCGCGCGAGGGCTGGACCCGTACATCGGGTTCTACCATGTCGTCCACTACGGCAGACCGTCCCTCGCGCTCGATTTGGTCGAAGAGTTCCGCCATCCGGCAGGTGATCGCTTCGTGCTGGGACTGGTCAACAACCGGCAGTTCGGCGAGGACGACTTCCAGCCGCACGACGACGACGGCGTGCGCCTCCGACCCGATGCCCTCAAGCGCTTCCTCCGAGCCTACGACCAGTGGATCGCGTCGGATGTCGCCGACGCCGATGGCGTTTCGTCGACCTTCCGCCTCCGGTTTGGCGAGCAGACAGATCGCCTCGTCCGCCACTTGATGCACGACGAACCCTATCGACCCTTCGTCGGCGCGCTATGAAGAGGGCACGTGTTCCTGGTCGTCTCGTATGATGTCCCGGACAACCGGCGTCGGACTCGCATCGCCAACGTCTGCGAGGACTTCGGCGTCCGCGTGCAGAAAAGCGTCTTTGAGTGCATCCTCTCCGAGCGCGAGCTGGCGACGATGTGCGGCCGCCTCCTAGCGGCTTACGATGAGAGCGAGGATTCGATCCGCATCTACCGGTTCTGCCAAGCGTGCGAAGGGCGCATCCAGGTCTACGGCGTGGGCGATGTGACGCAGGACGAGGAGGTTTTCGTCGTGTAGGACGGGCGCGCAGGCGTGGTGATAGG includes these proteins:
- the cas1 gene encoding CRISPR-associated endonuclease Cas1, with protein sequence MAVLYISEQGARLEHESHRFNVRYEDRVILTVPEIKLDAVLVFGNVSLTTPAISALLYRSVPTSFLTVRGQLKGTLAPQTSKNVPLRIRQFEWSRDASRSLPLARAIVRAKVRSAMRVIARFRRNHPDAQIPEEPQLQELLPRLDAAPSHAQLMGVEGFATRLYFRAFGRMCRGLRFEGRARRPPTDPVNSLLSFTYTLLSNELAGHVSARGLDPYIGFYHVVHYGRPSLALDLVEEFRHPAGDRFVLGLVNNRQFGEDDFQPHDDDGVRLRPDALKRFLRAYDQWIASDVADADGVSSTFRLRFGEQTDRLVRHLMHDEPYRPFVGAL
- the cas2 gene encoding CRISPR-associated endonuclease Cas2; the protein is MFLVVSYDVPDNRRRTRIANVCEDFGVRVQKSVFECILSERELATMCGRLLAAYDESEDSIRIYRFCQACEGRIQVYGVGDVTQDEEVFVV